The following coding sequences lie in one Monomorium pharaonis isolate MP-MQ-018 chromosome 1, ASM1337386v2, whole genome shotgun sequence genomic window:
- the LOC118646659 gene encoding uncharacterized protein LOC118646659 produces MVIILQGHTEGYDNNAQMVIILTKGKICIQIINCIPSLSLKDFATTEKIIPDYSPSEIIDIILILGECHLNYHEASRVYRDRYPERERHPNPALIRNLERRAREGDLKRKRKDHVYDENDNRVVTLLAAIHLNPHVSQRILARELGIPRSTIRRIMKKLKYHPYHITLTQALSQRDMQLRIQFCQWAQQMIRAEQNFFNFVMFSDESTFKNNGELNRHNCHYWSDVNPHWHRPIDNQNRWSINVWCGIVNGYLIGPYFFDGNVNGENFLAFLRDDLPQLLENVDLQTRQRLWIQLDGAPPHYTRYVRDYLNETYNDRWIGRGGPVAWPARSPDLTSPDFFLWGYLKNVVYEQTPTTRENMIERIREACRRITRDMLLKTVRHFQDRLALCIQANGDNFEQLIR; encoded by the coding sequence ATGGTGATAATCTTACAGGGACATACAGAGGGATATGATAATAATGCACAAATGGTTATTATACTTACTAAAGGAAAAATCTGTATACAAATTATCAATTGTATCCCTTCATTATCGCTCAAGGATTTTGCAACtacggaaaaaataattccagACTATTCACCCTCGGAGATCATTGATATTATTCTCATTCTTGGAGAATGTCATTTAAATTATCACGAAGCTTCGCGAGTTTACCGAGATCGGTATCCTGAAAGGGAAAGACACCCCAATCCTGCTTTAATCCGAAACCTCGAACGAAGAGCTCGTGAAGGTGATCTCAAACGTAAAAGGAAAGATCATGTGTATGATGAAAATGACAATCGTGTGGTCACGCTCCTGGCAGCAATTCATCTCAATCCTCATGTTAGTCAACGGATTTTGGCAAGGGAACTAGGTATTCCAAGATCAACAATTAGGAGGATTATGAAGAAACTTAAATACCATCCCTACCACATAACGTTGACACAAGCTCTGAGTCAAAGGGATATGCAATTGCGTATCCAATTTTGTCAATGGGCACAACAAATGATCAGAgctgaacaaaattttttcaattttgtcatGTTCTCTGATGAGtcgacatttaaaaataatggtgAGCTAAATAGGCATAATTGTCACTATTGGTCAGATGTTAATCCCCATTGGCATAGACCAATAGATAATCAGAATCGTTGGAGTATCAATGTTTGGTGCGGAATTGTGAATGGGTATTTGATTGGTCCCTATTTCTTTGACGGAAATGTCAACGGGGAAAACTTTCTGGCATTTCTTAGAGATGATTTACCACAATTACTTGAAAACGTTGACCTGCAAACACGCCAGAGGTTATGGATACAACTCGATGGCGCGCCACCTCACTATACAAGATATGTGAGAGATTACCTGAATGAAACGTATAATGACAGATGGATTGGACGAGGTGGCCCCGTCGCGTGGCCTGCACGATCTCCTGATCTGACGTCGCCCGACTTTTTCTTATGGGGATACCTGAAAAATGTCGTGTACGAGCAAACGCCTACAACAAGAGAAAATATGATAGAAAGGATACGAGAAGCTTGCAGAAGAATAACGCGCGATATGTTACTCAAGACAGTAAGACATTTCCAAGATAGGTTGGCATTATGTATCCAAGCCAATGGAGACAACTTCGAACAATTGATtcgataa
- the LOC118646325 gene encoding uncharacterized protein LOC118646325, whose product MLQFNPYNVIFLLAITFNGLDYPNTPITSQERRVNEKIEHMLLEIKNEEQFQLEEEETLDFYDEYEVPEAEKVDLLEADEEKIYFPEEVICDSVEKTISNDYKRQAVEYWKSGKTKPRSLEGVKQKFRQVTSIRQLRRWENYFIQGGSRPEKLKKISQYTLDHFNEALERKIIIHDIDIARWASQAQNEENVAGFKASEKWVQRFKKAHNIVSRKITKFVTKKSLLSKPDLENKCETFIANVKYYINRFGVENIYNSDQSGFQLEFHSGRTLAQKGIKNVESTVQSISATTHSYTIQPTISADGRLLSPLFIVLKEITGTFGPRVQETLFNAPNIFVTASKSGKLTSNHVKTWLKEVFFPNVGPQSVLLLDSWSGHCPNIVSETKPDSATDIVFLTIPAGTTGKIQPLDVYGFRLWKNFIKYFSDTIMLLNLALDLHNRNNILKLQSLTHHQFSSPRFQNIFKYAWTKSGYVENAYDEYLQVIPIEFETPVDFCFKKNSKVKCDLCDEIAIITCSWCRKSLCITHFFHEHHLCNEYVP is encoded by the coding sequence atgCTGCAATTTAATCCATataatgtgatatttttactCGCTATAACTTTCAATGGTTTGGATTATCCGAACACTCCGATAACATCGCAGGAAAGACGAGtgaatgaaaaaattgaacatatgctattagaaataaaaaatgaagaacaatttcaattagaagaggaagaaactttagatttttatGATGAGTATGAGGTGCCAGAAGCGGAAAAAGTTGATTTATTAGAAGCggatgaagaaaaaatctattttccaGAAGAAGTTATTTGTGATTCAGTTgaaaaaacaatatcaaatGACTATAAGAGGCAAGCTGTGGAATACTGGAAAAGTGGTAAGACAAAACCAAGATCGCTTGAAGGAGTTAAGCAAAAATTTAGACAAGTTACATCGATACGACAATTACGACGATGGGAAAACTATTTCATCCAAGGTGGTAGTAGgccagaaaaattaaaaaaaatttctcaatacACATTAGACCATTTTAATGAAGCacttgaaagaaaaatcatcATTCATGACATTGACATCGCTCGATGGGCTTCTCAAGcacaaaatgaagaaaatgtgGCAGGATTTAAAGCTTCAGAGAAATGGgtacaaagatttaaaaaagcacataatattgtatctagaaaaataacaaaatttgttacaaaaaagtcTCTATTATCAAAACctgatttagaaaataaatgcgAGACATTTATTGcaaacgtaaaatattatattaatcgatttggcgtggaaaatatttataattcagaTCAGAGTGGATTTCAGTTAGAATTTCATTCTGGTCGTACTTTAGCTCAAAAAGGTATTAAAAACGTAGAATCTACAGTACAGTCTATATCAGCAACCACGCATAGCTATACAATTCAACCGACTATTTCGGCTGATGGTAGATTATTATCACCTCTTTTCatagtattaaaagaaattacagGAACATTTGGTCCGAGAGTACAAGAAACATTATTCAACGCGCCTAATATCTTTGTTACGGCTTCAAAGTCAGGCAAATTAACATCAAATCATGTAAAAACTTGGCTAAAGGAAGTATTTTTTCCGAATGTCGGGCCACAATCAGTATTGTTGTTAGATTCGTGGAGTGGACATTGTCCTAACATAGTTTCAGAAACTAAACCAGATTCTGCAACAGATATTGTTTTCCTAACTATTCCAGCCGGTACAACGGGAAAAATACAGCCATTAGACGTATACGGATTTCGATTGTGgaagaatttcattaaatacttttctgaTACTATTATGTTGTTAAATCTGGCTTTAGATCttcataatagaaataatatcttgaaattacAATCATTAACACACCATCAATTCTCGTCGCCCaggtttcaaaatatatttaaatatgcgtGGACTAAAAGTGGGTACGTAGAGAATGCATACGATGAATACCTGCAAGTTATACCGATAGAATTTGAAACACCAGTagacttttgttttaaaaagaattctaaagTAAAATGCGATCTTTGTGACGAAATAGCCATTATAACTTGTTCTTGGTGTAGAAAATCGCTttgtataacacattttttccaCGAACATCATCTTTGTAATGAATATGTGCCATAA